Proteins encoded in a region of the Pelmatolapia mariae isolate MD_Pm_ZW linkage group LG16_19, Pm_UMD_F_2, whole genome shotgun sequence genome:
- the LOC134645266 gene encoding granzyme B-like translates to MICCIIFIFLQVSLTGAAESGIVGGREAKPHSRPYMASVQYQEHHSCGGILIREDFVLTTAHCKYDNRGPCTVVLGAHDISKKEKSQQRIKVAKYYPHPKFNGKYDYDIMLLKLEKNATLNKYVKTTGLPKKNGKIPANIKCYVAGWGRTGKNMPASNVLKEATEKMQFSNECKSIWQAYFNSNQMICTKFTKKDGGVCQGDSGGPLICNKMSQGLTAFTLADDCNNPKYPHVYTKINFFIPWIKEKMKE, encoded by the exons ATGATCTGCTGCATCATATTCATCTTTCTACAAGTCTCCCTCACAG GGGCTGCTGAGAGCGGTATAGTTGGTGGCAGGGAGGCAAAACCGCATTCCAGACCTTACATGGCATCAGTCCAGTATCAAGAACACCATTCATGTGGTGGGATACTAATCCGGGAGGACTTTGTTCTAACAACAGCACACTGCAA ATATGACAACAGAGGTCCTTGCACAGTGGTGCTTGGAGCACATGACATTAGcaagaaagagaaaagtcaacAACGCATCAAAGTGGCCAAGTACTACCCTCATCCAAAATTCAACGGGAAATACGATTATGACATCATGTTGCTTAAG TTAGAAAAGAATGCCACACTGAATAAGTATGTGAAGACCACCGGACTACCTAAGAAGAATGGGAAAATACCTgccaatattaaatgttatgtGGCTGGCTGGGGTCGGACTGGAAAAAATATGCCCGCCTCAAATGTTCTAAAGGAAGCCACAGAGAAGATGCAATTCAGCAATGagtgcaaaagtatttggcaaGCATATTTTAATTCTAATCAAATGATATGCACCAAGTTTACCAAGAAGGATGGAGGAGTTTGCCAG GGCGATTCTGGTGGACCACTTATTTGCAACAAGATGTCTCAAGGTTTAACAGCTTTTACTTTGGCAGATGATTGTAATAATCCAAAATATCCTCATGTCTACACTAAAATTAATTTCTTCATTCCCTGGATcaaggaaaaaatgaaagaatag